From a region of the Sulfoacidibacillus ferrooxidans genome:
- a CDS encoding DUF502 domain-containing protein, protein MRLLRKYFVNGVITIVPIGIVVWVVVQLFNFFDNILGSQITTIDHHYIPGLGLLLTVILITIAGALTTHWFSRTLFTSVDHMLKRVPFIKSLYGLVKDTIESVVGQRHAFQKVVLLHLPGSDVELIGFLTRSEGLEMFTQEQDGVQSVEKMAVFIPQSFQMAGITILVPKDRVKILDLPVEEGIKFVFSGGLSRQQEMNPQGPALTLFHIFGDKKSPPLI, encoded by the coding sequence ATGCGGTTATTAAGAAAGTATTTTGTAAATGGTGTAATAACTATTGTACCGATTGGTATCGTCGTATGGGTTGTCGTCCAATTATTTAATTTCTTCGATAATATCTTAGGTAGCCAAATCACAACTATTGACCACCATTATATACCGGGTCTCGGATTGTTATTGACAGTGATTCTCATAACGATAGCAGGAGCACTTACGACACATTGGTTTAGTCGTACGCTATTTACGAGTGTGGATCATATGTTAAAGCGTGTTCCTTTTATTAAAAGTTTATATGGTCTAGTGAAAGATACGATTGAATCTGTGGTAGGTCAACGACATGCTTTTCAAAAGGTCGTATTACTCCATCTTCCAGGTTCCGATGTAGAGTTAATTGGTTTTCTCACGCGTTCAGAAGGTCTTGAAATGTTTACGCAAGAACAAGATGGCGTGCAAAGTGTTGAAAAAATGGCGGTTTTTATTCCTCAGAGTTTTCAAATGGCTGGCATAACAATACTTGTTCCAAAGGATCGAGTCAAAATTCTTGATTTACCTGTTGAAGAAGGAATCAAGTTTGTCTTTTCTGGTGGTTTATCGCGGCAACAAGAAATGAATCCGCAAGGACCTGCATTAACGCTTTTTCACATTTTTGGGGATAAAAAATCACCGCCACTCATTTGA
- a CDS encoding lytic transglycosylase domain-containing protein — protein MRIVNDLTPPAHTNNTGNKTTPTSNLANSFASYLTAANQSSIPSSNQTPWSPSTAESAMLLEALLTMQLESDFSAQLSGSNGADGSVNSNLLNLLPSLPMQNFDPSQMSSISGLGQSLLSDPIDSIPGNPIVSTDTTQQPTNVPPDSSGMTGFSSIMPLINQLSPRYGLDPKLVAAVVQQESGFSSTATSSSGAMGLMQLMPSTAKMLGVSNAYNPVSNLEGGMQYLSGLLNRYNGDTSLALAAYNAGPEAVDTYQGIPPFTQTENYVSSILHHLSSESYT, from the coding sequence TTGCGAATTGTTAACGATCTAACGCCACCGGCACACACCAATAATACTGGCAATAAAACAACACCCACATCTAACCTTGCCAACTCATTTGCAAGTTATTTAACTGCCGCAAATCAATCTAGCATACCCTCAAGCAATCAAACACCATGGTCCCCTTCCACCGCGGAGTCAGCTATGCTGTTGGAAGCTCTGCTTACTATGCAATTAGAAAGTGATTTTTCTGCTCAATTAAGCGGCAGTAACGGAGCCGATGGTTCAGTAAACTCCAATCTGTTAAATCTTTTACCTTCACTACCCATGCAAAACTTTGACCCTAGTCAAATGTCTTCGATTTCAGGATTAGGGCAATCTCTACTTTCAGATCCTATAGATAGCATTCCTGGTAATCCTATCGTTTCGACCGATACAACGCAACAACCAACTAACGTCCCACCAGATTCATCAGGAATGACAGGGTTTTCTTCTATTATGCCATTAATTAACCAACTTTCACCGCGCTATGGACTTGATCCAAAGCTTGTGGCAGCAGTTGTACAACAAGAGTCTGGATTTTCCTCTACTGCTACATCATCTTCAGGTGCTATGGGATTAATGCAACTCATGCCTTCTACAGCCAAGATGCTCGGCGTATCAAATGCTTATAATCCAGTGTCAAATTTAGAGGGTGGAATGCAGTATCTAAGTGGATTATTAAATCGTTATAACGGAGACACTTCACTTGCACTTGCAGCATATAATGCTGGTCCAGAGGCAGTTGACACCTATCAAGGAATCCCACCATTTACACAGACGGAAAACTACGTTTCTTCAATTCTCCATCATCTCAGTAGCGAGTCCTATACTTGA
- a CDS encoding GIY-YIG nuclease family protein has translation MVAYIYILECSDGTYYTGWTTQVERRVAMHQRGKGARYTRARLPVTLCYVEEVADRSLALKREYQIKQLSRVEKVRLIDSSSIGLATEMMEN, from the coding sequence GTGGTAGCGTACATCTATATCCTCGAGTGTTCAGATGGGACATACTACACTGGTTGGACAACACAAGTCGAGCGAAGAGTCGCCATGCACCAACGTGGAAAAGGCGCACGCTATACGCGCGCGCGATTACCTGTTACACTTTGTTATGTAGAGGAAGTAGCTGATCGCAGTTTGGCATTAAAGCGAGAATATCAAATCAAGCAATTATCACGGGTTGAAAAAGTGCGACTTATTGACTCTTCAAGTATAGGACTCGCTACTGAGATGATGGAGAATTGA
- a CDS encoding 2Fe-2S iron-sulfur cluster-binding protein — MGDKVAIRFQPQRAEIAVERGQTVLEAARIGKVGLTHKCGGHGTCGTCKIQIESKTPLESPTKVELRHLSDSRLEIGFRLACQCKLTGPATVMIPEDPLRRVVRELLDAQRQERQLSVLEFEGQPFEAADTRD; from the coding sequence ATGGGTGATAAGGTGGCGATTCGTTTTCAACCACAACGAGCTGAGATTGCAGTCGAACGCGGGCAAACAGTTCTTGAGGCTGCACGAATAGGGAAAGTCGGGCTCACGCATAAGTGTGGTGGGCATGGTACGTGTGGAACATGTAAGATTCAGATTGAAAGTAAGACACCTTTAGAGAGCCCAACAAAAGTTGAGCTTAGGCATTTGTCCGATAGTCGTCTTGAGATAGGCTTTCGTTTGGCATGTCAGTGCAAATTGACAGGTCCTGCAACAGTCATGATACCGGAAGATCCTTTGCGTCGTGTTGTACGTGAGTTGCTTGATGCACAACGGCAAGAGCGCCAACTATCTGTACTTGAATTTGAAGGACAGCCATTTGAGGCTGCAGATACGCGCGATTAG
- a CDS encoding hemolysin family protein, whose translation MGITTNELVDLLWDFVLIAVNGYFVAAEFAIVRSRRTRLEQYVQQGNKIARHAMDVIDKIDAYLSATQLGITLASLGLGWTAQRSITPILVAIFGEVHDISHRVLGFISAIIAFLLVTFLQIVFGELAPKSLAISRAESWLMVTALPLKGFYRVMYPAIWLLNATARNVLRMAHITASTREIAHSEEELRMLVAQSHESGVIDETERELFNNVFVFADRVAREIMVPRTDMIALFTDQTIEECLEEIQRERHTRFPLCEDDKDHVIGIIHSKDLFSFALQTPKREGSIRSLARKVVSVPEALGIDDVLKVLQKERSSLAIVIDEYGGTAGMVSLEDVIEELVGEIQDEFDEERPPIEEREGYLSVDARMLIEEVNELFGFSLSDEEVDTVGGWVYAQLVDPLKVGIEVEYEGARFEVAETDNLRITRLHVYPPEVPSDDEATDEWKKGQEE comes from the coding sequence GTGGGAATAACCACGAACGAATTAGTTGATTTGCTTTGGGATTTTGTTTTAATTGCCGTTAATGGCTACTTTGTTGCTGCGGAATTTGCTATTGTTCGATCGCGTAGAACGCGTTTAGAACAATATGTACAACAGGGTAATAAGATTGCTCGTCACGCGATGGATGTCATCGATAAGATTGATGCATATTTATCTGCAACACAACTTGGGATTACATTGGCTTCGCTGGGATTAGGGTGGACTGCACAGCGATCAATAACTCCAATTCTTGTGGCGATATTCGGTGAGGTTCATGACATATCTCATCGTGTTCTTGGGTTTATTTCGGCCATTATTGCTTTTTTACTGGTCACTTTTTTACAAATAGTTTTTGGTGAGCTTGCGCCTAAATCATTGGCCATATCACGTGCTGAATCCTGGTTAATGGTAACTGCTCTTCCGCTCAAGGGTTTTTATCGTGTGATGTATCCTGCGATTTGGTTACTTAATGCAACGGCAAGAAATGTGCTACGCATGGCACATATTACTGCATCCACACGAGAAATTGCACATTCAGAAGAAGAATTGCGCATGCTTGTTGCACAGAGCCATGAGAGCGGTGTGATCGATGAGACAGAGCGTGAGTTATTTAACAATGTATTTGTATTTGCTGACCGAGTTGCACGGGAAATTATGGTGCCAAGAACAGATATGATAGCATTGTTTACAGATCAAACCATCGAAGAATGCTTGGAAGAGATTCAACGTGAACGGCATACGCGATTTCCACTATGTGAAGACGATAAAGATCATGTAATTGGTATCATTCATAGTAAAGACTTGTTTAGTTTTGCGTTACAAACACCTAAACGAGAAGGATCCATTCGCTCACTTGCGCGTAAAGTGGTTAGTGTACCTGAAGCGTTAGGTATTGATGATGTGTTAAAGGTTTTGCAAAAAGAGCGATCAAGCCTGGCCATTGTCATTGACGAGTACGGCGGAACAGCAGGTATGGTTAGTTTAGAGGATGTTATCGAGGAACTTGTCGGAGAAATTCAAGATGAGTTTGATGAAGAACGGCCACCTATTGAAGAGCGAGAAGGCTATCTGTCTGTTGACGCACGCATGTTGATTGAAGAAGTTAATGAATTATTTGGTTTCTCATTGTCCGATGAAGAAGTGGATACGGTAGGTGGTTGGGTTTATGCACAACTAGTGGATCCGCTCAAAGTTGGAATTGAGGTTGAATATGAAGGGGCTCGTTTTGAAGTTGCGGAAACGGATAACTTGCGAATTACGCGGTTACATGTGTATCCCCCTGAAGTACCTTCTGACGATGAAGCAACCGATGAATGGAAAAAGGGCCAAGAAGAATAA